In Stigmatopora argus isolate UIUO_Sarg chromosome 17, RoL_Sarg_1.0, whole genome shotgun sequence, the following are encoded in one genomic region:
- the tagln3b gene encoding transgelin-3b: MANRGPSYGLSREVQEKIEQKYDPDLEQRLVDWIVAQCGGSVEKPPTGREGFQKWLMDGTVLCRLINSLYPKEQEPVKKISESQMAFKQMEKISHFLQAAEAYGVTKTDIFQTVDLWEGKDMAAVQRTLMALGSVAVTNGDGHYKGDPDWFHRKAQGYRREFTEEQLRQGQSLISLQMGSNRGASQSGMTGYGMHRQIM; the protein is encoded by the exons ATGGCCAACAGGGGGCCGAGTTACGGCCTGAGCCGAGAAGTGCAAGAAAAGATCGAGCAGAAGTACGACCCGGATCTGGAGCAGCGATTGGTCGACTGGATCGTGGCACAGTGCGGGGGGAGCGTGGAGAAGCCCCCGACGGGAAGGGAGGGCTTCCAGAAATGGCTGATGGACGGCACG GTCTTGTGTCGCCTGATCAACAGCCTCTACCCAAAAGAGCAAGAACCGGTGAAGAAAATCTCTGAGTCTCAGATGGCCTTCAAGCAGATGGAGAAGATCTCTCACTTCCTGCAGGCCGCCGAAGCTTACGGGGTCACCAAAACCGACATCTTCCAGACCGTCGACCTTTGGGAAG GAAAAGACATGGCCGCCGTGCAACGGACGCTGATGGCCTTGGGCAGCGTGGCCGTCACCAACGGCGACGGTCATTACAAAGGCGACCCGGACTGGTTCCACAG GAAAGCGCAGGGCTATCGACGGGAGTTCACCGAAGAGCAACTGCGCCAGGGCCAGAGCCTCATCAGCCTTCAGATGGGCAGCAATCGCGGGGCGTCCCAGTCGGGCATGACGGGTTACGGTATGCACCGTCAGATTATGTAG
- the abhd10b gene encoding abhydrolase domain containing 10, depalmitoylase b, whose product MAALALKSCRKGLSRFLSQGGLAPSSSTHLKGERRHKSTVQYATRPDLPKLAYRKIKGKSPGVVFLPGYGSHMNGQKAEALEEFCGSLGHSCLRFDYTGHGASEGVLAEGTIGTWKKDVLYMLDELADGPQILVGSSIGGWLMLLAAIARPEKTAAMVGISTAADHIVTLFNSLPLETKMEFQEKGEWSIPSKHAEDGMYKFSMEFLREAENHCVLHGPLPITCPVRLIHGLKDEDVPWHISLQVAERVLSTDVDVILRRYGQHRMSEKDDIKLMVYTIDDLIDKLTTTV is encoded by the exons ATGGCAGCCCTCGCTCTCAAATCTTGTCGCAAAGGACTTTCACGCTTTTTAAGCCAAGGAGGCCTTGCTCCTTCGTCTTCGACACACTTGAAAG GAGAGCGGAGGCATAAATCCACAGTCCAGTATGCCACCAGACCGGATCTTCCCAAACTGGCCTACAGGAAGATTAAAGGCAAGAGTCCAGGGGTGGTCTTCTTGCCGGGGTATGGATCTCACATGAATGGACAGAAAGCCGAAGCTCTGGAGGAGTTCTGCGGGTCCCTCGGCCACTCGTGCCTCAG GTTCGACTACACAGGACACGGGGCCTCCGAAGGGGTCCTAGCGGAGGGGACCATTGGCACGTGGAAAAAGGATGTCCTTTATATGTTGGATGAATTAGCAGATGGTCCACAG ATACTCGTGGGCTCCAGTATTGGAGGTTGGCTCATGCTGCTGGCAGCCATTGCACGTCCGGAGAAGACAGCCGCCATGGTGGGGATCTCCACCGCCGCCGACCACATCGTCACGTTGTTCAACTCTCTTCCGCTCGAG ACCAAGATGGAGTTCCAGGAAAAGGGCGAGTGGAGCATCCCGAGCAAGCACGCCGAAGATGGCATGTACAAGTTCAGCATGGAGTTCCTACGCGAGGCCGAGAACCATTGCGTGCTGCACGGCCCCCTCCCCATCACGTGCCCGGTGCGCCTGATCCACGGGCTGAAGGACGAAGACGTGCCCTGGCACATCTCCTTGCAGGTGGCCGAACGCGTGCTCAGCACCGACGTGGACGTCATCCTCCGGCGCTACGGCCAGCACCGCATGTCGGAGAAGGACGACATCAAGCTAATGGTGTACACCATCGACGACCTCATAGACAAGTTGACCACCACGGTGTGA
- the ythdf3 gene encoding YTH domain-containing family protein 3, whose translation MSATTVDHQQRPKGQGNKVQNGSMHQKDGVNDDDFEPYISSQTNQGNSYPPMSDPYMPSYYAPSIGFPYSLGEAAWSTAGDPPMPYLATYGQMSNGEPHFIPEGVFGQPGALGNTPPFLGQHGFNFFPGNADFSTWGTSVSQGQSTQTSVYSNSYGYAPSSLGRAIADGQAGFGSDAQLGKMPVLNSIEQSMAGLKLGTDMVAAVTKTVGSPLGGGAGGMSGMAANNLPPSVGSSAAAKSASWAAIAKKPAKPQLKTKPKVNMGMMGAAIPPPPIKHNVNIGTWDDKGPLNKAPLAQGMMSAGAPPLVQQPLLAQPPALLQNPLPHQAQHQHQHQHPHQHQHQHQHQHHQHQHQPFHLQSLQSPQHPQHPPSLPHGPLHLSSHPGPPQALHQHQAPPPGRWVAPRNRGDGFGPGAGVPANASPCSGEAHPVLEKLRALNNYNPKEFEWNLKNGRVFIIKSYSEDDIHRSIKYSIWCSTEHGNKRLDGAYRSLGAKGPLYLLFSVNGSGHFCGVAEMRSPVDYNAYAGVWSQDKWKGKFEVKWAFIKDVPNNQLRHIRLENNDNKPVTNSRDTQEVPLEKAKQVLKIIATYKHTTSIFDDFAHYEKRQEEEEALRKERSRNKP comes from the exons ATGTCTGCGACCACGGTGGACCACCAGCAG AGACCTAAAGGACAAGGAAATAAAG TGCAAAACGGATCAATGCACCAAAAGGACGGAGTGAACGATGATGACTTTGAGCCTTACATAAGCAGCCAGACAAATCAG GGTAACAGCTACCCACCCATGTCTGATCCCTACATGCCCAGCTACTATGCGCCGTCCATCGGGTTCCCGTACTCGCTGGGCGAGGCCGCCTGGTCCACGGCGGGAGACCCCCCCATGCCCTACCTGGCCACCTACGGACAGATGAGCAACGGCGAGCCCCACTTCATCCCCGAGGGCGTGTTCGGCCAACCGGGTGCCCTGGGAAACACGCCGCCCTTCCTGGGCCAACACGGCTTCAACTTCTTTCCCGGCAACGCCGACTTTTCCACCTGGGGCACCAGCGTGTCCCAGGGCCAGTCCACGCAGACCTCAGTCTACAGCAACAGCTACGGCTACGCGCCCAGCTCGCTGGGGCGGGCCATCGCCGACGGGCAGGCCGGCTTCGGGAGCGACGCGCAACTCGGCAAGATGCCGGTGTTGAACAGCATCGAGCAGAGTATGGCGGGGCTCAAGCTGGGCACGGACATGGTCGCCGCCGTCACCAAGACGGTGGGCTCGCCCCTGGGGGGCGGCGCCGGCGGCATGAGCGGCATGGCGGCCAACAACCTGCCGCCGTCCGTCGGCTCGTCGGCGGCAGCCAAGTCGGCCTCGTGGGCGGCCATCGCCAAGAAGCCGGCCAAGCCGCAGCTGAAGACCAAGCCCAAGGTCAACATGGGGATGATGGGCGCCGCCATCCCCCCGCCGCCCATAAAGCACAATGTGAACATTGGCACCTGGGACGACAAGGGCCCCCTGAACAAGGCGCCGTTGGCTCAAGGCATGATGTCGGCGGGGGCGCCTCCGCTGGTGCAGCAGCCTCTCCTGGCCCAGCCGCCGGCCTTACTGCAGAACCCGTTGCCCCACCAAGCGCAGCACCAGCACCAGCATCAGCACCCACACCAACACCAACATCAACACCAACATCAACATCATCAACACCAACACCAACCCTTCCACCTGCAATCGCTGCAGTCCCCGCAACACCCACAACACCCGCCGTCCCTCCCCCACGGCCCCCTGCACCTCTCCTCCCACCCGGGCCCCCCTCAGGCCCTCCATCAACACCAGGCCCCGCCTCCCGGCCGCTGGGTGGCCCCCAGGAACCGCGGCGATGGCTTCGGCCCCGGCGCCGGCGTCCCCGCCAACGCCTCGCCCTGCTCTGGCGAAGCGCACCCGGTCCTGGAGAAGCTGCGCGCCCTCAACAACTACAACCCCAAAGAGTTTGAGTGGAACTTGAAAAACGGGCGCGTGTTCATCATCAAGAGCTACTCGGAAGACGACATCCACCGCTCCATCAAGTACTCCATCTGGTGCAGCACGGAGCACGGCAACAAGCGTCTGGACGGCGCCTACCGCTCGCTGGGCGCCAAGGGGCCCCTGTACCTGCTGTTCAGCGTCAACGGGAGCGGGCACTTCTGCGGCGTGGCCGAGATGCGCTCGCCGGTGGACTACAACGCCTACGCCGGCGTCTGGTCTCAGGACAAGTGGAAGGGCAAATTCGAGGTGAAGTGGGCCTTCATCAAGGACGTGCCCAACAACCAGCTGCGGCACATCCGGCTGGAGAACAATGACAACAAGCCGGTGACCAACTCTAGGGACACTCAGGAGGTTCCCCTGGAGAAGGCCAAGCAAGTGCTTAAAATTATCGCCACTTACAAGCATACCACCTCCATCTTTGACGACTTTGCACATTACGAGAAAcgccaggaggaggaggaggctctGAGGAAG GAACGCAGTCGAAATAAACCGTAA